In Glycine max cultivar Williams 82 chromosome 7, Glycine_max_v4.0, whole genome shotgun sequence, a single window of DNA contains:
- the LOC100801761 gene encoding protein SCAI, with protein sequence MSSQQMQMQMQNSGGSSSISSNIPVSEVFWTLVDKADKKFSKIRDLPFYQRSRHDTYFYKVFKVYTQLWKFQQENRQKLIEAGLRRWEIGEIASRIGQLYFGQYMRTSDANYLSESYIFYEAILTREYFKEGLFQDVNIANKQLRFLARFIMVCLVLNRREMVQQLVNQLKVLVDECKRTFQESDFKEWKLVVQEIVRFLKADTAFINIRPLRYSLVLDSHPDTLPHVAAAITKRHLKLQDAVLSSFHPNEVKYSELTIDTFRMLQCLEWEPSGSFFQSSSSKLSQNGATGTSRISYIQDIADPTLPANPRKAVLYRPSLTHFIAVLATICEELPSDGILLVYLSASGYCGSAQNESGCIHFGPRGDRGSNCIYPSDFLPFTRRPLLLVIDNDNSKAFKDIAEAEKGESVAMLLSPSCSPALSDCSHNSNGSLFTMFLTAPLQAFCMLLGLSGTDIDLDPFNKAEMLLSSSLNNWGLALATSDTLNPVWGQIFGDPFIRRLLLRFIFCQAVLTLYAPVYNDNKFLPTCVPSLPTPVLPPSYSYQSVILNLASMFGATKHFIFSEDVLPENIQTNIMNQLTL encoded by the exons ATGAGTTCGCAGCAAATGCAGATGCAAATGCAAAACAGCGGTGGCAGCAGCAGTATCAGCAGCAACATCCCAGTGAGCGAGGTTTTCTGGACTCTCGTCGACAAAGCCGACAAGAAGTTCTCCAAAATCAGAGACCTTCCCTTCTACCAACGCAGCAG GCATGATACTTACTTTTATAAGGTGTTCAAGGTCTACACACAATTATGGAAGTTTCAGCAGGAGAATCGGCAGAAGCTGATTGAGGCTGGGCTCAGGAGATGGGAGATTGGTGAGATTGCATCTCGCATTGGGCAACTGTATTTTGGGCAGTACATGCGCACAAGTGATGCAAATTATCTATCAGAGTCGTATATATTCTACGAGGCCATATTGACTCGGGAGTATTTTAAGGAGGGGTTGTTTCAAGATGTTAATATTGCAAACAAACAATTGAGGTTCCTAGCTAGATTCATAATGGTGTGTTTGGTGTTGAACCGAAGGGAAATGGTGCAGCAATTGGTTAATCAGCTTAAAGTATTAGTTGATGAATGCAAGAGAACATTCCAG GAAAGTGACTTTAAAGAATGGAAGCTGGTGGTTCAGGAAATTGTCAGATTTTTAAAAGCGGACACTGCTTTTATAAATATCAGGCCCTTGAGATACAGTCTAGTTTTGGACTCTCATCCTGATACTTTACCCCATGTAGCTGCAGCCATCACAAAGAGACATTTGAAACTACAAGATGCTGTATTAAGTAGCTTCCATCCAAATGAG GTAAAGTATTCAGAGCTCACCATTGACACTTTTAGGATGCTTCAATGTCTGGAGTGGGAACCTAGTGGCTCATTTTTCCAGTCTAGTAGTTCAAAACTTAGTCAAAATGGGGCTACTGGAACTAGTCGTATCAGTTACATCCAAGACATTGCTGATCCTACCTTACCTGCAAACCCACGGAAAGCTGTGCTATATCGTCCTTCACTGACACATTTTATAGCT GTTCTTGCCACAATATGTGAGGAGCTTCCTTCTGATGGTATTCTCCTTGTGTATTTGTCGGCTTCAG GATATTGTGGTTCTGCCCAGAATGAATCTGGTTGCATACACTTTGGTCCTCGTGGAGATAGAG GATCAAACTGCATATATCCATCTGACTTTCTACCGTTTACTAGAAGACCACTTCTTTTAGTCATTGATAACGACAACAGCAAAGCTTTTAAG GACATAGCAGAAGCGGAAAAGGGAGAATCAGTTGCTATGCTCCTTTCTCCAAGCTGTTCGCCTGCTTTGTCTGATTGCTCACATAATTCAAATGGGAGCCTATTCACCATGTTTCTTACAGCTCCGCTGCAAGCTTTCTGTATGCTGTTAGGACTTTCAGGCACTGATATTGATTTG GACCCATTCAACAAAGCGGAAATGCTGCTCTCATCTTCATTAAATAACTGGGGACTAGCATTGGCAACATCAGACACACTTAATCCTGTTTGGGGACAGATTTTCGGTGATCCCTTCATAAGGAGGCTTCTTTTGAG ATTCATATTTTGCCAGGCTGTGTTGACCCTATATGCACCAGTTTACAATGACAACAAATTCCTTCCAACATGTGTCCCTTCTCTTCCAACGCCTGTCCTGCCCCCAAGTTACTCGTATCAGAGTGTCATTCTGAATCTAGCCAGCATGTTTGGTGCAACTAAGCATTTTATCTTCTCAGAGGATGTTCTTCCTGAAAATATACAAACCAACATCATGAATCAGTTAACTCTATGA